One window of the Cryptomeria japonica chromosome 7, Sugi_1.0, whole genome shotgun sequence genome contains the following:
- the LOC131047257 gene encoding putative UPF0481 protein At3g02645, with amino-acid sequence MELMKADEVKLDQHLWLIQIKEGLQFQDEEEEEKELCVSVFGVPKELLTVKPEAYIPQCVSIGPYHHWRSQLFEMERYKIAAAKRFERTITGKFEAVVEEMKKYDWQIRNCYQKFLDYREEVLAWLMALDASFVLECMQFYVKRADCTSSQESSQVMRLGRVLDRTCRSATHNSIMRDLMMLENQLPLFLVQKLLEMQLGCQDKAEERLSNLVSLVCQEWSPFMLKMRDSSRLCIKERGHILEVLYYSIVPAAAMDDTISKKNDDENVSLPDSTCITRGLKALWNVLYSLKISLVQLLSALSERVLKGRPVQLVTQMSTNLVSAFETLSIKRKDEKDEETDEERGYSTVEIPPTCDELEILSVAELYSAGVTVRPTEGDLTTIRFDKTSATLYLPKLRLDSNTEVVLRNLLAFETSAAPGALIFTRYTVEDVKAAAKERYYLQSPGRRRKSRKPVERHGHYNNRWSVAAKKYVNKYIFRSWQLLTVLAAGILLLLTCFQAFCSVYDCKRWWSDSNILQD; translated from the exons ATGGAATTAATGAAAGCAGATGAAGTAAAGTTGGATCAACATCTCTGGCTTATTCAAATCAAGGAAGGCCTGCAATTtcaggatgaggaagaagaagaaaaggagttATGTGTATCCGTTTTTGGTGTGCCCAAGGAGCTGTTGACAGTAAAGCCAGAAGCATATATTCCGCAGTGCGTCTCCATTGGACCTTATCACCATTGGAGGTCCCAACTGTTCGAAATGGAGAGATACAAAATAGCTGCTGCGAAAAGATTTGAGAGGACGATAACCGGTAAGTTCGAAGCTGTAGTGGAAGAGATGAAGAAGTACGACTGGCAAATCAGGAACTGCTACCAGAAATTTCTTGACTACAGGGAGGAAGTCCTTGCATGGCTCATGGCTCTGGACGCGTCGTTCGTGCTCGAGTGCATGCAGTTCTACGTCAAACGAGCGGATTGCACTTCTTCGCAAGAGTCATCCCAGGTGATGCGATTAGGCAGAGTTTTAGATAGAACTTGCAGAAGTGCAACCCACAATTCAATTATGAGAGATCTGATGATGCTCGAGAATCAGTTACCTTTGTTCCTCGTGCAGAAGCTGCTAGAAATGCAGTTGGGTTGTCAAGATAAGGCGGAAGAAAGGCTCTCCAATCTGGTGAGTCTCGTCTGTCAAGAATGGTCGCCATTTATGTTGAAGATGCGGGATAGTTCAAGGCTGTGCATAAAAGAGAGGGGTCACATATTGGAGGTGCTATACTACTCTATTGTCCCTGCAGCAGCAATGGACGATACCATTTCTAAGAAGAATGATGACGAGAATGTCTCTTTGCCGGACTCAACCTGCATAACGCGTGGTCTGAAAGCTTTATGGAACGTTCTCTACTCGTTAAAAATCAGTCTTGTTCAACTCTTGTCGGCACTCTCTGAGCGTGTCTTAAAAGGGAGGCCTGTCCAGTTGGTGACGCAGATGTCCACGAATCTTGTCTCTGCTTTTGAAACTCTATCCATTAAGCGCAAAGATGAAAAGGATGAGGAAACAGATGAGGAGAGAGGATATTCCACAGTGGAAATTCCTCCAACATGTGACGAACTAGAAATTCTCTCGGTCGCCGAATTATACTCAGCAGGAGTAACAGTCCGTCCAACCGAGGGAGACCTTACCACAATTCGCTTCGACAAGACCAGTGCAACTCTTTATCTTCCGAAATTGAGGTTGGATTCCAACACAGAAGTAGTTCTTAGAAATCTGCTGGCTTTCGAAACTTCGGCGGCTCCTGGCGCTTTGATCTTCACTCGCTACACAGTCGAAGATGTCAAGGCTGCTGCGAAAGAGCGGTATTATCTACAATCACCTGGAAGACGACGGAAAAGTCGCAAGCCTGTGGAACGGCATGG GCATTATAATAACAGATGGAGCGTAGCTGCGAAGAAGTATGTAAACAAATACATATTTCGTTCATGGCAGCTCCTCACTGTGTTGGCCGCGGGGATACTTCTGCTTCTGACTTGCTTCCAGGCTTTTTGTTCTGTGTATGACTGTAAGCGTTGGTGGAGCGACAGTAATATTTTGCAGGACTAA